One Chengkuizengella sediminis DNA segment encodes these proteins:
- a CDS encoding sporulation protein YjcZ, producing the protein MSSHSSGAAIVLVLFILLVIILVAASGGSRYCSCGSSSWDSVEDRERERFRVVGRFVGFE; encoded by the coding sequence ATGAGTTCACATAGTTCTGGAGCTGCTATAGTTCTAGTTCTCTTTATTCTCTTAGTTATTATTCTTGTTGCTGCAAGTGGAGGTTCGAGATATTGTTCATGTGGAAGCAGCAGTTGGGATTCTGTAGAAGATAGAGAAAGAGAAAGGTTTAGAGTTGTCGGAAGATTTGTAGGGTTTGAATAA